Proteins encoded together in one Halorubellus sp. JP-L1 window:
- a CDS encoding HVO_0649 family zinc finger protein — MSRSKGGSSVIDRLNSRYADEEAICPECGYVDDEGNWRASTNGRRIDYRHLCPSCGKVRIRTVTLRD; from the coding sequence ATGTCTCGAAGCAAAGGGGGCTCGTCGGTCATCGACCGACTGAACTCGCGGTACGCGGACGAGGAGGCGATCTGCCCCGAGTGCGGGTACGTCGACGACGAGGGCAACTGGCGGGCGAGCACGAACGGCCGTCGCATCGACTACCGCCACCTCTGCCCCAGCTGCGGGAAGGTCCGCATCCGCACCGTCACGCTCCGCGACTGA
- a CDS encoding segregation/condensation protein A produces MTEGSAGNGGGEEVRSDGGEADPASMLDIAGHEDRDPPGEEDSPFGDDALDDDGSDEDVAGEDGDGEDPYPDAAEAADAATETMDEVLPDEDDVAEGDDEEVEPVEVLVNLAENGEIDPWDIDVVTVTDKFLDALDHADLRTSGRALFYASVLVRMKGDELLHGSDDDDEDELAPWEEPFADAPAGGMADGEQPSEFDPVAALEDEMERRLDRKNARGTPETLDELVRELREAERGSWWKRQREYDTSDSPSGYGRGEQTLDYRSADDLRVDDEPTEADVTGTTHEEDIESVIEDVETTLREHYDAGRDEVLFKEVAAAYGSRVQTFLAVLFMSHRGTVRLQQDELFGDLWVQDPNAATARESAAAD; encoded by the coding sequence ATGACTGAGGGGTCGGCGGGGAACGGCGGCGGGGAGGAGGTTCGGTCGGACGGTGGCGAAGCGGACCCGGCGTCGATGCTCGACATCGCGGGGCACGAGGACCGAGACCCGCCGGGTGAGGAGGACTCGCCGTTCGGCGACGACGCGCTCGACGACGATGGGTCGGATGAAGACGTTGCCGGCGAAGACGGCGATGGCGAGGACCCGTACCCGGACGCGGCCGAGGCGGCCGACGCTGCGACGGAGACGATGGACGAGGTGCTGCCGGACGAGGACGACGTGGCCGAGGGCGACGACGAGGAGGTCGAACCCGTCGAGGTGCTCGTGAATCTCGCGGAGAACGGCGAGATCGACCCGTGGGACATCGACGTGGTGACGGTGACGGACAAGTTCCTGGACGCGCTCGACCACGCGGACTTGCGGACGTCGGGGCGGGCGCTGTTCTACGCGAGCGTGCTCGTGCGGATGAAGGGCGACGAGCTCCTGCACGGGAGCGACGACGACGACGAGGACGAGCTCGCGCCGTGGGAGGAGCCGTTCGCGGACGCTCCCGCCGGTGGGATGGCGGACGGCGAGCAGCCGAGCGAGTTCGATCCGGTGGCGGCGCTGGAGGACGAGATGGAGCGGCGATTGGACCGGAAGAACGCGCGCGGGACGCCGGAGACGCTCGACGAGCTCGTGCGCGAGCTCCGGGAAGCCGAGCGCGGGTCGTGGTGGAAGCGCCAGCGCGAGTACGACACGAGCGACTCGCCGTCGGGGTACGGTCGCGGCGAGCAGACGCTCGACTATCGGTCGGCGGACGACCTCCGCGTGGACGACGAGCCGACGGAGGCGGACGTGACGGGGACGACTCACGAGGAGGACATCGAGTCCGTGATCGAGGACGTGGAGACGACGTTGCGCGAGCACTACGACGCGGGTCGCGACGAGGTCCTGTTCAAGGAGGTTGCGGCGGCGTACGGCTCTCGCGTGCAGACGTTCCTCGCGGTCCTCTTCATGAGTCATCGCGGGACGGTTCGACTCCAGCAGGACGAGCTGTTCGGCGACCTGTGGGTGCAGGACCCGAACGCGGCGACGGCGAGAGAGAGCGCGGCCGCGGACTGA